A genomic segment from Gossypium hirsutum isolate 1008001.06 chromosome D04, Gossypium_hirsutum_v2.1, whole genome shotgun sequence encodes:
- the LOC107898210 gene encoding uncharacterized protein, whose amino-acid sequence MNEQLEKIQQKMIDKIMESQWSMMAQLTQWLNKGVDKGKSSVPNFEEGDSEGLVYPSGFTPQQVEVNPHKSSVTIKPQQFQVGIATPTNFQAGLGPNLRNNLVNPAIPDFNETAEKEKMNDKLPKQLEERYKWLEKKFRVMECAESYYGMDVKELSLVPDLTPFITHMLGSATKSFSDIIMNGEMIENAIRSGKIDAGESSRRLASKKKENEVNNASYSKTITVNQPRNVTIDKQGTDTRKNREKPQFTPIPMSYKELYQKLFHAHVVSPFYLEPLQPLYPKWYDANAQCDYHARIVGHSIEHCTAFKKLVERLISMGVVKLDDSPKIENPLPDHNGVNMIGGSMGRKIKEDIAEVKNPLRWVWRNMVERGLFVSERSFEGVENYCEFHHEKIHEIQECTEFRALVQGMMDNKEMEFYEEVKEEGSIYTSESTKVPKVTQSVVIILRPKNNEVRMPVTPRIIIKKPATFSYQDSKRVPWNYECNTTVPGKETAKDQGVSADPEPVKGKAIVVEQKRKVAEPVLSINEPVKEEEAVEFLKFLKHNEYNMVEQLHKQSARTSILALLLNSEVHRSALMKVLKETYVANDISVNKLDRLVNNISADNLIFFNDDEIPPGGMGSTKALHITRCKGYTLPGVLIDNGSAMNVLPLSTLNKLPIDSSHMKTCQNIVRAFDGTERKVMGRIEIPLLIGLTVYEVDFLVINIKTSYNCLLGRPWIHSVGAVPSSLHQKLKLVTEGQLVMINAEEDIIAAVSNEAPYVETNDEVVECSFRYLEFVNATFSPEGSKILVPKISKTTEMGLQLSLYIDDVNDAAANSEFPFEQNMCLEGSYDFEGDVDCGLSLDLLKMEEKQILPHKETIEVVSLEEGKENRGETCTSLEEVVPKIKKVSAQT is encoded by the exons ATGAATGAGCAGCTTGAGAAAATTCAGCAAAAAATGATAGACAAAATAATGGAATCTCAATGGAGTATGATGGCCCAGTTAACTCAATGGTTGAACAAGGGAGTTGATAAAGGGAAAAGCTCTGTGCCTAATTTTGAAGAAGGAGACAGTGAGGGACTTGTCTATCCTTCAGGCTTTACCCCTCAGCAAGTTGAAGTAAATCCGCACAAATCCTCTGTCACCATTAAGCCTCAGCAATTTCAGGTCGGTATTGCAACGCCAACAAATTTTCAGGCTGGATTAGGCCCTAACCTCAGAAACAACCTTGTTAATCCTGCTATCCCTGATTTTAATGAAACAGCTGAAAAGGAGAAAATGAACGATaaattgccaaaacagctagaggAAAGGTACAAATGGCTGGAAAAGAAATTTAGAGTGATGGAATGTGCCGAGAGCTACTATGGGATGGATGTTAAAGAATTAAGCTTGGTTCcggattta ACCCCATTTATTactcacatgttaggaagtgctactaaAAGTTTTTCCGACAtaattatgaatggtgaaatgatagaaaatgctatcagAAGCGGGAAGATAGATGCGGGAGAAAGTAGTAGAAGGTTAGCctcgaagaaaaaggaaaatgaggtcAATAACGCCAGTTATTCAAAGACTATTACGGTGAATCAGCCGAGAAATGTGACTATTGACAAACAAGGAACCGACACAAGGAAAAATAGGGAAAAGCCCCAATTTACGCCCATTCCAATGTcgtataaggagttgtatcaaaagttATTTCATGCACACGTAGTTTCTCCCTTTTATTTAGAGCCTCTACAGCCTTTGTACCCCAAGTGGTACGATGCAAACGCACAATGCGATTATCACGCGAGAATCGTGGGGCATTCCATAGAACATTGTACTGCATTCAAAAAGCTGGTTGAAAGACTTATAAGCATGGGcgttgttaaattggatgattcACCTAAGATAGAGAATCCGTTACCTGATCATAATGGAGTGAACATGATAGGTGGGAGCATGGGTAGAAAAATCAAGGAAGATATTGCAGAAGTGAAAAATCCTTTGAGATGGGTTTGGAGAAATATGGTAGAAAGGGGATTATTTGTTTCAGAGAGAAGCTTTGAAGGGGTGgaaaactactgtgagttccatcatgagAAGATACATGAGATTCAAGAATGTACAGAATTCAGAGCCTTGGTTCAaggcatgatggataacaaggaaatggagttTTACGAAGAAGTTAAGGAGGAAGGGAGTATCTACACATCCGAATCCACGAAGGTGCCAAAAGTAACGCAGTCGGTGGTCATCATTTTGCGACCAAAGAATAATGAAGTGAGAATGCCAGTAACACCAAGgatcataataaagaaacctgCAACCTTTTCTTACCAAGATAGTAAGAGGGTTCCGTGGAACTACGAGTGCAATACAACTGTCCCTGGAAAGGAGACTGCAAAGGACCAAGGTGTAAGTGCCGATCCAGAACCTGTGAAAGGAAAGGCCATAGTAGTGGAACAAAAAAGGAAAGTAGCTGAGCCTGTGCTATCTATCAATGAGCCAGTGAAGGAGGAAGAAGCTGTGGAATTCCTCAAATTTTTGAAGCATAATGAGTATAATATGGTCGAACAGTTGCATAAACAATCGGCTCGTACATCCATACTAGCCTTACTCTTGAATTCCGAAGTACACCGTAGTGCATTGATGAAGGTGTTGAAGGAAACCTATGTAGCCAATGATATTTCTGTCAATAAATTGGATCGGTTGGTCAATAATATCAGTGCTGATAACTTAAtattcttcaacgatgatgagatacCACCTGGGGGCATGGGATCTACTAAAGCTTTGCATATCACTAGATGCAAGGGGTATACTTTGCCAGGAGTgttgattgacaatggatcagctATGAATGTGTTGCCATTATCCACACTTAACAAACTTCCCATAGACAGCTCGCAcatgaaaacatgccaaaatatagtgagggcATTTGACGGTACAGAAAGGAAGGTCATGGGACGAATTGAGATACCCCTATTGATCGGCCTAACAGTTTACGAGGTGGATTTTCTTGTCATAAATATCAAAACCTCCTACAATTGCTTACtagggagaccatggatacattcaGTGGGGGCCGTACCTTCATCGTTACATCAGAAATTAAAGTTGGTGACAGAAGGTCAGTTGGTGATGATAAACGCTGAAGAGGATATTATAGCGGCTGTATCCAATGAGGCGCCGTATGTGGAAACCAATGACGAGGTGGTGGAATGCTCCTTTCGATATCTGGAATTTGTGAATGCAACATTTTCTCCTGAGGGAAGCAAGATTCTGGTGCCTAAAATATCCAAGACTACAGAGATGGGTTTGCAACT GTCCCTGTATATCGATGACGTGAATGACGCCGCTGCAAACTCAGAGTTTCCTTTTGAAcaaaacatgtgtttagagggatcgtaTGACTTTGAAGGTGACGTAGATTGTGGTTTATCTTTGGACTTGTTAAAGATGgaggaaaaacaaattctacctcacAAGGAAACAATAGAAGTTGTGAGCCTGGAAGAAGGAAAGGAG aACAGAGGAGAAACATGTACAAGTCTTGAGGAAGTTGTTCCTAAGATTAAGAAAGTTTCAGCTCAAACTTAA